A genomic stretch from Serratia entomophila includes:
- the fliR gene encoding flagellar biosynthetic protein FliR — MLTFDSAQFGVWLSQYFWPLLRILALIGSAPLFSEKQISKKVKIGLGGLIVILIAPTLPTSNIPIFSAAGLWLAIQQILIGVALGLTMQFAFAAVRLAGEVIGMQMGLSFATFFDPSGGPNMPVLARLLNLLAMLLFLSFDGHLWLISLLADSFHTLPVQTRPLNGNGFLVLTQVGSLIFINGLMLALPLICLLLTLNMALGLLNRMTPQLSVFVIGFPVTMTIGIMTLGMMMPMLAPFCEHLFGEVFDRLAAVIGGMTF, encoded by the coding sequence GTGCTCACCTTCGACAGCGCCCAGTTCGGCGTATGGCTCAGCCAATATTTCTGGCCGCTGCTGCGCATTTTGGCGCTGATCGGCAGCGCGCCGCTATTCAGCGAGAAGCAAATCAGCAAAAAGGTGAAAATCGGCCTCGGCGGCCTGATCGTTATCCTCATCGCACCGACGCTGCCCACCAGCAATATCCCGATATTCTCCGCCGCCGGCCTGTGGCTGGCCATCCAACAGATCCTGATCGGCGTGGCGCTGGGGCTGACCATGCAGTTCGCCTTTGCGGCGGTGCGGCTGGCCGGCGAGGTGATCGGCATGCAAATGGGGCTGTCGTTCGCCACCTTCTTCGATCCCAGCGGCGGGCCGAACATGCCGGTGCTGGCCAGGCTGCTCAACCTGCTGGCGATGCTGCTGTTCCTCAGCTTCGACGGCCACCTGTGGCTGATTTCCCTGCTGGCGGACAGCTTCCACACCCTGCCGGTCCAAACCCGGCCGCTGAACGGCAACGGCTTCCTGGTGCTGACCCAGGTCGGCTCGCTGATCTTCATCAACGGCCTGATGCTGGCGCTGCCGCTGATCTGCCTGCTGCTGACGCTCAACATGGCGCTCGGCCTGCTCAACCGCATGACGCCGCAGCTGTCGGTGTTTGTTATCGGTTTCCCAGTCACCATGACCATCGGCATCATGACGCTCGGCATGATGATGCCGATGCTGGCGCCGTTCTGCGAGCACCTGTTCGGCGAGGTCTTCGACCGGCTGGCGGCGGTGATCGGCGGCATGACTTTCTGA
- the sra gene encoding stationary-phase-induced ribosome-associated protein, producing MIKAKSNRKARRLFGLTHWKSNKFKIAFTETSAGGEWKVVKKKK from the coding sequence ATGATTAAAGCGAAAAGCAACCGCAAGGCACGCCGATTATTCGGTTTGACTCACTGGAAAAGCAACAAGTTTAAAATTGCTTTCACCGAGACGTCCGCCGGCGGTGAATGGAAAGTGGTGAAGAAAAAGAAATAA
- the flgL gene encoding flagellar hook-associated protein FlgL yields MRMSTSMMYQQNMSGITGNQSLFMKAAEQLSTGKRVINPSDDPLAASQAVMLSQSQAENNQYTLARTFARQNVSMEENVLAGATSTIADIKSLIVNAGGTESDNDRDSLATQLQGLKDQLLNQANSTDGNGRYMFGGYVNDKPPFVDEGGKVSYQGGDKAVEQKVDANRTMTIGHTGNTVFMSLTSNPKPEPDGSAPVANVFESIDIALQALKTPLQDADDATKQQVTDALAKANRGMDNSYNKVLSVRAELGSQLQEMDQLDSIGKERDMTNRVQMSALTDADLAESISAYFMQQAALQASYKTFGDMQGMSLFQMNR; encoded by the coding sequence ATGCGCATGAGCACCAGCATGATGTACCAACAAAACATGTCCGGCATCACCGGCAACCAGTCGCTGTTTATGAAGGCCGCCGAGCAGCTGTCGACCGGCAAACGGGTGATTAACCCGTCCGACGATCCGCTGGCGGCGTCGCAGGCGGTGATGCTGTCACAGTCGCAGGCGGAAAATAACCAGTACACTCTGGCGCGCACCTTCGCCCGGCAGAACGTCTCGATGGAAGAAAACGTGCTGGCCGGCGCAACCTCGACCATCGCCGACATCAAGTCGCTGATCGTCAACGCCGGCGGTACCGAAAGCGATAACGACCGCGATTCGCTGGCCACCCAACTGCAGGGGCTGAAAGATCAGCTGCTCAACCAGGCCAACAGCACCGACGGCAACGGGCGCTACATGTTCGGCGGCTATGTGAACGACAAGCCGCCGTTCGTCGATGAAGGCGGCAAGGTGAGCTATCAGGGCGGCGACAAGGCGGTCGAGCAGAAGGTGGACGCCAACCGCACCATGACTATCGGCCATACCGGCAATACGGTGTTTATGTCGCTGACCAGCAATCCGAAACCCGAGCCGGACGGCAGCGCGCCGGTCGCCAACGTCTTCGAGAGCATCGATATTGCGCTGCAGGCGCTGAAAACCCCGCTGCAGGATGCGGACGACGCCACCAAACAGCAGGTAACCGACGCCCTGGCCAAGGCTAACCGCGGCATGGACAACTCCTATAACAAGGTGCTGAGCGTGCGCGCCGAGTTGGGCAGCCAGCTGCAGGAAATGGATCAGTTGGACAGCATCGGCAAAGAGCGCGACATGACCAACCGGGTGCAGATGAGCGCGCTGACGGATGCGGATCTGGCTGAGTCGATCTCCGCATACTTTATGCAGCAGGCGGCGTTGCAGGCATCGTATAAAACCTTCGGCGATATGCAGGGCATGTCGCTGTTCCAGATGAATCGTTAA
- the flgK gene encoding flagellar hook-associated protein FlgK, which produces MSNSLINTAMSGLNAAQVALSTVSNNISNYNVAGYNRQTAILAQNGGLSTMNGFIGNGVTVTSVNREYNQFITTQLRGAQSNAEAQGTYYDKISQIDNLLASKTNSLSTNMQDFFTNLQNLVSNSGDDAARQTVLGKGNGLVNQFNNTDKYLRDMDSGVNQQIGDSAQQINSYSQQIARLNDEITRLRGSGGEPNALLDQRDQLVTELNKVVGVQVTQQDGDAYTVSFANGLTLVQGSTTYQVAAVPSSSDPSRLTLGYDRGHGASEVPEGQINSGSLSGVMKFRSETLDSARNQLGQIALALADSFNQQHRAGFDLNGDAGTDFFSFGGGRVVDNTRNTGDASLSVSYTDTGKVKANDYRVEFDGSNWQVSRLPDNVKVNATAGTDADGKPTLNFDGLQVSIDGDAQAKDSFTVKPVSDVAGTLKVAISDSSKIAAASKDDSGRGDNDNAKKLIDLQTQKRVDGKATFSGAYAGLVSSIGNQTASAKVATTSQANIVTQLARQQQSISGVNLDEEYGELLRFQQYYMANAKVVETASSLFDTLLSIR; this is translated from the coding sequence ATGTCCAATAGCTTAATCAACACCGCGATGAGCGGGCTGAATGCGGCACAGGTGGCGCTCAGCACCGTCAGCAATAATATTTCCAACTACAACGTGGCCGGCTATAACCGCCAGACCGCCATCCTGGCGCAGAACGGCGGCCTGAGCACCATGAACGGTTTTATCGGCAACGGCGTGACCGTCACCAGCGTTAACCGCGAATACAACCAGTTCATCACCACCCAGCTGCGCGGCGCACAGAGCAATGCGGAAGCGCAGGGCACTTACTACGATAAAATCTCGCAAATCGACAACCTGCTGGCGAGCAAAACCAACTCTTTGTCGACCAACATGCAGGACTTCTTCACCAACCTGCAGAACCTGGTGAGCAACTCCGGCGACGACGCGGCGCGCCAGACGGTGCTGGGCAAGGGCAACGGCCTGGTTAACCAGTTCAACAACACCGATAAGTATCTGCGCGATATGGACAGCGGCGTCAATCAGCAGATCGGCGACAGCGCGCAGCAGATCAACAGTTACAGCCAGCAGATCGCCAGACTGAACGACGAGATCACCCGCCTGCGCGGCAGCGGCGGCGAACCGAACGCCTTGCTGGATCAGCGCGATCAGCTGGTGACCGAATTGAATAAAGTGGTGGGCGTACAGGTGACCCAGCAGGACGGCGACGCCTATACGGTCTCGTTCGCCAACGGCCTGACCCTGGTGCAGGGCAGCACCACCTATCAGGTGGCGGCGGTGCCTTCCAGCAGCGATCCTTCACGACTGACCCTGGGGTATGACCGCGGCCACGGCGCCAGCGAGGTGCCGGAGGGGCAGATCAACAGCGGCAGCCTGAGCGGCGTGATGAAGTTTCGCAGTGAAACGTTGGACAGCGCCCGCAATCAGCTGGGGCAGATAGCCCTGGCGCTGGCGGACAGCTTTAACCAGCAGCACCGCGCGGGCTTCGATCTTAACGGTGACGCCGGCACCGACTTCTTCAGCTTCGGCGGCGGCCGCGTGGTGGACAACACCCGCAATACCGGCGACGCCTCGCTGTCGGTGTCCTACACCGATACCGGCAAGGTGAAGGCCAACGACTATCGCGTCGAGTTCGACGGCAGCAACTGGCAGGTAAGCCGCCTGCCGGACAACGTTAAGGTCAACGCCACCGCCGGCACCGACGCAGACGGCAAGCCGACGCTCAACTTCGATGGCCTGCAGGTCAGCATCGACGGCGACGCCCAGGCCAAAGACAGCTTCACCGTGAAGCCGGTCAGCGACGTGGCCGGCACCCTGAAGGTCGCCATCAGCGACTCGTCGAAAATCGCCGCCGCCAGCAAGGACGACAGCGGCCGCGGCGACAACGACAACGCCAAAAAGCTGATCGATCTGCAAACCCAGAAGCGGGTGGACGGCAAAGCCACCTTCAGCGGCGCCTACGCCGGCCTGGTCAGCAGCATCGGCAACCAGACCGCCTCCGCCAAGGTCGCCACCACCTCGCAGGCCAACATCGTTACGCAGCTGGCCCGGCAGCAGCAGTCGATTTCCGGCGTCAACCTGGATGAAGAATACGGCGAGTTGCTGCGTTTCCAGCAGTATTACATGGCTAACGCGAAGGTGGTGGAAACCGCCAGCTCGCTGTTTGACACCCTGTTAAGCATTCGTTGA
- the flgJ gene encoding flagellar assembly peptidoglycan hydrolase FlgJ: MAGDLMAMSGAAYDAQALNGLKRDAAADPQGNLKQVAQQVEGMFVQMMLKSMRAALPQDGVLSSEQTRLYTSMYDQQIAQQMSQKGLGLADMMVKQMTNANGAPSETAGTSPMALDNEVLQTLPNQALEQMIRRAVPKAPPAAPMSLNNGNFVARLSIPARVASQQSGIPHQLIVAQAALESGWGQREIPTAGGAPSYNLFGIKAGSSWDGPVTEITTTEFEQGAAKKVKAKFRVYGSYVEAIADYVKLLTSNPRYADVAAARSPEQAAHALQRAGYATDPQYASKLVSVIQQMKSAGEQAVKAYTHDLQDLF; the protein is encoded by the coding sequence ATGGCCGGCGACTTGATGGCGATGTCGGGCGCGGCCTATGACGCCCAGGCGCTGAATGGGCTGAAGCGCGATGCGGCGGCCGATCCGCAGGGCAACCTGAAACAGGTGGCGCAGCAGGTCGAGGGCATGTTCGTGCAGATGATGCTGAAGAGCATGCGCGCCGCGCTGCCGCAGGACGGCGTGCTGAGCAGCGAGCAAACGCGGCTTTACACCTCGATGTACGACCAGCAGATCGCCCAGCAGATGTCGCAGAAGGGGCTGGGGTTGGCCGACATGATGGTGAAACAGATGACCAACGCCAACGGCGCGCCGAGCGAAACGGCAGGCACGTCGCCGATGGCGCTGGACAATGAGGTGCTGCAAACGCTGCCGAATCAGGCGCTGGAGCAGATGATTCGTCGCGCGGTGCCGAAAGCGCCGCCGGCGGCGCCGATGTCGCTGAACAACGGCAACTTTGTCGCCCGCCTGTCGATCCCGGCGCGGGTCGCCAGCCAGCAGAGCGGCATTCCGCATCAGCTGATCGTGGCGCAGGCGGCGCTGGAGTCCGGCTGGGGCCAGCGCGAGATCCCGACCGCCGGCGGCGCGCCGAGCTACAACCTGTTCGGCATCAAGGCGGGGAGCAGCTGGGATGGTCCGGTCACCGAGATAACCACCACCGAATTCGAGCAGGGGGCGGCGAAGAAGGTCAAGGCGAAATTCCGCGTTTACGGATCTTACGTCGAGGCGATCGCCGACTACGTCAAGCTGCTGACCAGCAACCCGCGCTATGCCGACGTGGCGGCCGCCCGCAGCCCGGAGCAGGCGGCGCACGCCCTGCAGCGGGCCGGGTACGCCACCGACCCGCAGTACGCCAGCAAGCTGGTCAGCGTTATCCAGCAGATGAAGAGCGCCGGCGAGCAGGCGGTGAAGGCCTATACCCACGATTTGCAAGATTTGTTCTAA
- a CDS encoding flagellar basal body P-ring protein FlgI — MIKKFLMVLLIGTISLPAAAERIRDLVTVQGVRDNALIGYGLVVGLDGSGDQTMQTPFTTQSLSNMLSQLGITVPPGTNMQLKNVAAVMVTAKLPPFSRTGQNIDVVVSSMGNAKSLRGGTLLMTPLKGVDNQVYALAQGNVLVGGAGAAAGGSSVQVNQLAGGRISNGATIERELPTTFGSGGVINLQLNDEDFTLAQQISDAINRQRGGGTASPLDARTIQVLVPQGNSSQVRFLAEIQNIPISVGAIDAKVIINSRTGSVVMNRDVILDSCAVAQGNLSVVVDRQNTVSQPNTPFGGGQTVVTPNTQISMQQQGGSLQKVNASANLNNVIRALNALGATPIDLMSILQAMQSAGCLRAKLEII, encoded by the coding sequence ATGATAAAAAAATTCCTGATGGTTTTGCTGATCGGAACGATAAGCCTGCCGGCGGCGGCGGAGCGCATCCGCGATCTGGTGACGGTGCAGGGGGTGCGCGACAACGCCCTGATCGGCTACGGGCTGGTGGTGGGGCTGGACGGCTCCGGCGACCAGACCATGCAAACGCCGTTCACCACCCAAAGCCTGAGCAACATGCTGTCGCAGCTGGGCATTACCGTGCCGCCGGGCACCAACATGCAGCTGAAAAACGTGGCGGCGGTGATGGTGACCGCCAAGCTGCCGCCGTTTTCGCGCACCGGGCAGAATATCGACGTGGTGGTGTCATCGATGGGCAACGCCAAAAGCCTGCGCGGCGGCACCTTGCTGATGACGCCGCTGAAAGGCGTGGACAATCAAGTCTACGCGCTGGCGCAGGGCAACGTGCTGGTGGGCGGCGCCGGCGCGGCGGCGGGCGGCAGCAGCGTGCAGGTCAACCAGCTGGCCGGCGGGCGCATCAGCAATGGCGCCACCATAGAGCGCGAATTGCCGACCACCTTCGGCAGCGGCGGCGTGATTAACTTGCAGCTGAACGACGAAGATTTCACCCTGGCGCAGCAGATCAGCGACGCCATCAACCGCCAGCGCGGCGGCGGCACCGCGTCGCCGCTCGACGCCCGCACCATTCAGGTACTGGTGCCGCAGGGCAACAGCTCGCAGGTGCGTTTTCTGGCGGAGATCCAAAATATCCCGATCAGCGTCGGGGCGATTGACGCCAAGGTGATCATCAACTCGCGCACCGGCTCGGTGGTGATGAACCGCGACGTGATCCTGGACTCTTGCGCGGTGGCGCAGGGCAATCTGTCGGTGGTGGTCGATCGGCAAAATACCGTCAGCCAGCCGAACACGCCGTTTGGCGGCGGGCAAACGGTGGTGACGCCGAACACCCAGATCTCGATGCAGCAGCAGGGCGGTTCGCTGCAGAAGGTCAACGCCAGCGCCAACCTGAACAACGTGATCCGCGCGCTGAATGCGCTGGGCGCCACGCCGATCGATCTGATGTCGATCCTGCAGGCGATGCAGAGCGCCGGCTGCCTGCGCGCCAAACTGGAAATCATCTGA
- the flgH gene encoding flagellar basal body L-ring protein FlgH, protein MATLPRQGQRWLAGMVMLTLSGCAYIPHKPLVDGATTAQPAPAGAPVPNGSIFQTVQPMNYGYQPLFEDRRPRNVGDTLTIVLQENVSASKSSSANASRNGASKFGVATSPRYLSGLLGNARADMDISGDSTFGGKGGANANNTFSGTITVTVNQVLVNGNLHVVGEKQIAINQGTEFIRFSGVVNPRTISGNNSVTSTQVADARIEYVGNGYINEAQTMGWLQRFFLNVSPF, encoded by the coding sequence ATGGCAACCCTGCCGCGGCAGGGACAACGCTGGCTGGCGGGAATGGTGATGCTGACGCTGAGCGGCTGCGCTTACATTCCGCATAAACCCCTGGTGGACGGCGCTACCACGGCGCAGCCCGCACCGGCGGGGGCGCCGGTGCCGAACGGTTCTATTTTCCAGACCGTGCAGCCGATGAACTACGGCTATCAGCCGCTGTTTGAAGACCGCCGTCCGCGCAACGTCGGCGACACCCTGACCATAGTGCTGCAAGAGAACGTCAGCGCCAGCAAGAGCTCTTCCGCCAACGCCAGCCGCAACGGCGCCAGCAAGTTCGGCGTCGCCACCTCGCCGCGCTATCTGAGCGGCCTGTTGGGCAATGCGCGCGCCGACATGGATATCTCCGGCGACAGCACCTTCGGCGGCAAGGGCGGGGCCAACGCCAACAACACCTTCAGCGGCACCATCACCGTGACGGTCAATCAGGTATTGGTCAACGGCAACCTGCACGTGGTGGGGGAAAAACAGATTGCCATCAACCAGGGCACCGAGTTCATCCGCTTCTCCGGCGTGGTCAACCCGCGCACCATCAGCGGCAATAACTCGGTCACTTCCACCCAGGTGGCGGACGCGCGCATTGAATACGTCGGCAACGGCTATATCAACGAGGCGCAGACCATGGGCTGGCTGCAGCGCTTCTTCTTAAATGTTTCACCGTTTTGA
- the flgG gene encoding flagellar basal-body rod protein FlgG produces MIPSLWIAKTGLDAQQTNMDVIANNLANVSTNGFKRQRAVFEDLLYQTMRQPGAQSSEQTTLPSGLQIGTGVRPVATERLHSQGNLSQTNNSKDVAIKGQGFFQVLLPDGSQAYTRDGSFQTDKNGQLVTASGFQVQPAISIPANALSITIGRDGTVSVTQQGQTTAQQVGQLELTTFVNDSGLESIGENLYQQTESSGEPTGSVPGLNGAGLLYQGYVETSNVNVAEELVNMIQTQRAYEINSKAVSTSDQMLQKLTQL; encoded by the coding sequence ATGATCCCATCGTTATGGATTGCCAAGACCGGTCTGGATGCGCAGCAGACCAATATGGACGTGATCGCCAACAACCTGGCCAACGTCAGCACCAACGGCTTCAAACGCCAGCGCGCGGTGTTTGAAGATTTGCTGTACCAGACCATGCGTCAGCCGGGGGCGCAGTCCTCCGAGCAAACCACGCTGCCTTCCGGCCTGCAGATTGGCACCGGCGTGCGGCCGGTGGCGACCGAGCGTCTGCACAGCCAGGGCAACCTGTCGCAGACCAACAACAGCAAGGACGTGGCCATCAAGGGACAGGGCTTCTTCCAGGTGCTGTTGCCGGACGGCAGCCAGGCCTATACCCGCGACGGTTCGTTCCAGACGGACAAAAACGGCCAACTGGTGACCGCCAGCGGCTTCCAGGTGCAGCCGGCGATCAGCATTCCGGCCAACGCCCTGAGCATCACCATCGGCCGCGACGGCACCGTCAGCGTCACCCAGCAGGGGCAAACCACCGCCCAGCAGGTGGGCCAGCTGGAGTTGACCACCTTCGTGAACGACAGCGGTCTGGAGAGCATCGGCGAGAATCTGTATCAGCAAACCGAAAGCTCGGGCGAGCCGACCGGCAGCGTGCCGGGCCTGAACGGCGCCGGCCTGCTGTATCAGGGCTATGTGGAAACCTCCAACGTCAACGTGGCGGAAGAGTTGGTCAACATGATCCAGACTCAGCGCGCTTACGAGATCAACAGCAAGGCGGTGTCGACTTCCGATCAGATGCTGCAAAAACTGACGCAACTGTAA
- a CDS encoding flagellar basal body rod protein FlgF has protein sequence MDHAIYTAMGAARQTLEQQAVTANNLSNASTPGFRAQLSALRAVPVDGPTLATRTLVAASTPGADMSQGALNYTARPLDVALQQDGFLALRQPDGSEAYTRNGNIQISSTGQLTVQGMPLMGDGGPIEVPPSAEVTIAADGTISALNAGDPPENIAQIGRLKLVKADAREVMRGDDGLFHLTPDAQRLRGNQLQNDPLVRVMPGVLEGSNVKPVETMVDMIANARRFEMQMKVIHSVDENEQRANSLLSMS, from the coding sequence ATGGATCACGCGATTTATACCGCGATGGGCGCGGCGCGCCAGACGCTGGAGCAGCAGGCGGTGACCGCCAACAACCTGTCCAATGCGTCGACGCCGGGCTTTCGCGCCCAGCTGTCGGCGCTGCGCGCCGTGCCGGTTGACGGCCCGACGCTGGCCACCCGTACGCTGGTGGCCGCTTCGACCCCGGGCGCAGACATGAGCCAGGGCGCGCTGAACTACACCGCACGCCCGTTGGACGTGGCGCTGCAGCAGGACGGTTTTTTGGCGTTGCGCCAGCCGGACGGCAGCGAGGCCTATACCCGCAACGGCAACATTCAGATCTCCTCCACCGGGCAGCTGACGGTGCAGGGTATGCCGCTGATGGGCGACGGCGGGCCGATCGAGGTGCCGCCGTCGGCGGAGGTAACCATCGCCGCCGACGGCACCATTTCGGCGTTGAATGCCGGCGATCCGCCGGAAAACATCGCGCAGATCGGGCGTTTGAAGCTGGTGAAGGCCGATGCGCGCGAAGTGATGCGCGGTGACGATGGCCTGTTCCATCTGACGCCGGACGCTCAGCGGCTGCGGGGCAACCAATTGCAGAACGATCCGCTGGTGCGGGTGATGCCGGGGGTACTGGAAGGCAGCAACGTCAAACCGGTGGAAACCATGGTCGACATGATAGCCAACGCCCGCCGTTTCGAAATGCAGATGAAGGTCATCCACAGCGTGGATGAAAACGAACAGCGCGCCAACTCACTGTTGTCGATGAGTTAA
- the flgE gene encoding flagellar hook protein FlgE, protein MAFSQAVSGLNAAATNLDVIGNNIANSATAGFKSGSVSFADMFAGSQVGLGVKVSGITQNFKGGTTTGTSRALDVAITGSGFFRMQDKDGGIFYTRNGQFKLDENRNLTNMQGLQLTGYPAAGTPPTIQQGANPVPLSIPEGMMNAKASTSGTMVANLKSTHKVPENDKFDPTKQDSYNYVNTITAYDSLGNAHNINAYFVKTADNKWQVYTQDGSAEPVNAGTMEFSTSGNLVSTTSAQGAAGDFSMLIPMAAKDGAPAQNLTLSFAGSMQQNVSSDSVSKVSQDGYAAGEYTNFQINNDGTVVGIYSNQQTQVLGQIVMANFSNPEGLASQGDNLWQETGASGQPRVGLAGSGGLGKLASGALESSNVDLSQELVNMIVAQRNYQSNAQTIKTQDSILQTLVSLR, encoded by the coding sequence ATGGCCTTTTCTCAGGCAGTCAGCGGCTTGAACGCGGCAGCAACCAACCTGGACGTGATTGGCAACAACATCGCCAACTCCGCCACCGCCGGCTTTAAATCCGGCAGCGTCTCCTTCGCCGACATGTTCGCCGGCTCGCAGGTCGGGTTGGGCGTCAAGGTGTCCGGCATTACCCAGAACTTCAAGGGCGGCACCACCACCGGCACCAGCCGCGCGCTGGACGTGGCCATTACCGGCAGCGGCTTCTTCCGCATGCAGGACAAGGACGGCGGCATCTTCTACACCCGCAACGGCCAGTTCAAGCTGGACGAAAACCGCAACCTGACCAACATGCAGGGCCTGCAGCTGACCGGTTACCCGGCGGCCGGCACGCCGCCGACCATTCAGCAGGGCGCCAACCCGGTGCCGCTGAGCATTCCCGAAGGCATGATGAACGCCAAGGCATCCACCTCCGGTACCATGGTGGCCAACCTGAAGTCCACCCACAAGGTGCCGGAAAACGACAAGTTCGATCCGACCAAGCAGGACAGCTACAACTACGTCAACACCATCACCGCCTATGACTCGCTGGGCAATGCGCACAACATCAACGCCTACTTTGTGAAAACCGCCGACAACAAGTGGCAGGTCTACACCCAGGACGGCAGTGCGGAACCGGTGAATGCCGGCACCATGGAATTCAGCACCAGCGGCAACCTGGTGAGCACCACCAGCGCCCAGGGCGCAGCCGGCGACTTCAGCATGCTGATCCCGATGGCCGCCAAAGACGGCGCCCCGGCGCAGAACCTCACCCTGAGCTTCGCCGGCAGCATGCAGCAGAACGTCAGCAGCGACTCGGTCAGTAAGGTATCGCAAGACGGTTATGCGGCCGGTGAATACACCAACTTCCAGATCAACAACGACGGCACGGTGGTGGGCATCTATTCCAACCAGCAGACCCAGGTGCTGGGGCAGATCGTGATGGCCAACTTCTCCAACCCGGAAGGCCTGGCTTCGCAGGGCGATAACCTGTGGCAGGAAACCGGCGCCTCCGGCCAGCCGCGCGTCGGCCTGGCGGGCAGCGGCGGCCTCGGCAAATTGGCCAGCGGCGCGCTGGAATCGTCCAACGTCGATCTCAGCCAGGAACTGGTGAACATGATCGTCGCCCAGCGCAACTACCAGTCCAACGCCCAGACCATCAAAACGCAGGATTCTATCCTGCAGACGCTGGTCAGCCTGCGCTAA
- the flgD gene encoding flagellar hook assembly protein FlgD — protein MSVSPTTKPSLDDTILGANGKNTNSQDLSDSFLKLLVAQLKNQDPTNPMQNNELTSQLAQINTVQGIEKLNTTLGSISGQINSNQSLQATALIGHGVMVPGDTILAGSKDGKVSTTPFGVELERAADQVTATITNASGQVVRTIDIGGLTAGVHSFTWDGSLDDGSAAPDGAYKVAVNAKGNGEQLVARSLHFGLVNGVIRDGDGAKLDLGLAGNATLEEVRQIL, from the coding sequence ATGTCAGTTTCCCCAACCACCAAGCCCTCGCTGGATGACACCATCCTCGGCGCCAACGGCAAAAACACCAACAGCCAGGATCTGAGCGACAGTTTCCTGAAGCTGCTGGTGGCGCAGTTGAAGAACCAGGATCCGACCAACCCGATGCAGAACAACGAGCTGACCTCGCAGCTGGCGCAGATCAACACCGTTCAGGGCATCGAGAAACTGAATACCACGCTGGGTTCCATTTCCGGCCAGATCAACAGCAATCAGTCACTGCAGGCCACTGCGCTGATCGGCCACGGGGTGATGGTGCCCGGCGACACTATTCTGGCGGGCAGCAAAGACGGCAAAGTCAGCACCACGCCGTTTGGCGTTGAGCTGGAGCGCGCCGCCGATCAGGTTACCGCCACCATCACCAACGCCAGCGGCCAGGTGGTGCGCACCATTGACATCGGCGGCCTGACCGCCGGCGTGCACTCGTTCACCTGGGACGGCTCGCTGGACGACGGCAGCGCGGCGCCGGACGGCGCCTACAAAGTGGCTGTCAACGCCAAGGGCAACGGCGAACAGCTGGTGGCGCGCAGCCTGCACTTCGGCCTGGTCAACGGCGTGATCCGCGACGGCGACGGCGCCAAGCTGGATCTCGGCCTGGCGGGTAACGCCACGCTCGAAGAAGTACGGCAGATCTTGTAG